One Takifugu rubripes chromosome 19, fTakRub1.2, whole genome shotgun sequence genomic window carries:
- the zmynd8 gene encoding protein kinase C-binding protein 1 isoform X5 codes for MEISTRSRVSDPGSTERPAQKRKMPSPSHSSNSHSSAETSPCQIKKKKKPGALSSSKDQSELRHGPFYYVKQPALTTDPVDVVPQDGRNDFYCWLCHREGQVLCCELCPRVYHAKCLKLPAEPEGDWFCPECEKITVAECIETQSKAMMMLTLEQLSYLLKFALQKMKQPGDHPRLSSRSPHAASMQRKTFNWTEPFQKPVSLEQHPDYAEYIFHPMDICTLEKNIKKKMYGCTEAFLADAKWILHNCIIYNGGNHKLTATAKVIVKICEHEMNEIEVCPECYLSACQKRDNWFCEPCSNPHPLVWAKLKGFPFWPAKALRDKDGQVDARFFGQHDRAWVPLNNCYLMSKEIPFSVKKTKSIFNSAMQEMEVYVENMRKKFGVFNYAPFRTPYTPDNNFQMLQDPANPSSTPVKADKKEKIKLSFDMTASPKIPLVRPMLAGARGTTAGRRLPLADMPRSPTSTNSSAHTGSDGEQETADKSQTKVPVTNNQYSTGEESMDSTASPAHPRPGPAGSSLDGPKPFHCRPAGIGKQEKTPPTGSILNLNLDRSKAEMDLKELSETVQQKQGVLPVLTSPKRQIKSRFQLNLDKTIESCKAQLGIDEISVDAYKGVEHSDSEDSDKSDSSDSEYGSDVEHKTKNNQDAAPTSEAPEEKPKKDQTSPNQDKDGKSEKVESVGNSSAPSSDAPNKEKTSKESEKESSEKVPVPPLSPGPREKSEGKEETSQPVPVEDSDSERELVIDLGDDQEGKDKRKNRKDNGAKESSACKPEGKGPTPAAATPQNALVPFTTSSASSQSPVPIPVNMVSFTASSPATISITAMSNTSATPPTSSSSASSTNTPALKKQRPLLPRETVPVVQGAVVWNSTAKFQTSSQKWHMQKVQRQQLVSTSKLQGQTQVPTQTKVAGNGLASSSAQQSSQSTRYQTRQAVKAVQQKDTPLSTSTSAVTLVSSSPVATSSPAETDVYIPTASADVAADIAKYTNKIMDAIKGTMTEIYNDLSKSTSGNTIAEIRRLRIEIEKLQWLHQQELSEMKHNLELTMAEMRQSLEQERERLVSEVKKQTEVEKQQAVDETKKKQWCANCRKEAIFYCCWNTSYCDYPCQQAHWPEHMKSCTQSATAPQQEPEAESTADLPNKGLGQPGSGSNSFRDPMVSTPADKDQDTEKSTDNIASS; via the exons ATGGAAATTTCAACACGCTCTCGAG TTTCAGACCCAGGGTCGACAGAGCGACCGGCCCAAAAACGAAAGATGCCGAGCCCGTCGCATTCTTCCAATAGCCACTCTTCTGCTGAAACATCTCCATGtcaaattaaaaagaagaagaaaccaggTGCTCTGAGCAGCAGCAAGGATCAG TCAGAGCTAAGACACGGTCCCTTTTACTATGTGAAGCAGCCAGCACTCACCACAGACCCTGTTGATGTGGTACCGCAGGACGGCAGGAATGATTTCTATTGCTGGTTGTGCCACCGAGAGGGACAGGTGCTCTGCTGTGAGCTCTGCCCCAGGGTGTACCACGCCAAGTGCCTCAAACTCCCAGCCGAGCCAGAGGGTGACTGGTTCTGCCCAGAGTGTGAG AAAATAACAGTTGCCGAGTGTATAGAGACTCAAAGCAAAGCCATGATGATGCTGACACTAGAACAACTGTCTTACCTGCTAAAGTTTGCCCTTCAGAAGATGAAACAGCCAGGT GATCATCCCCGCTTGTCATCTCGCTCCCCCCATGCAGCTTCCATGCAGAGAAAGACTTTTAATTGG ACCGAACCCTTCCAGAAACCCGTCTCTCTTGAGCAGCATCCAGACTATGCGGAGTACATTTTTCATCCCATGGATATTTGCACGCTTGAGAAG aatattaaaaagaaaatgtatggATGCACGGAAGCATTCTTGGCAGATGCAAAATGGATTTTGCACAACTGTATTATATACAATGGAG GTAATCACAAACTCACAGCAACTGCAAAGGTCATAGTGAAAATCTGCGAACATGAG ATGAATGAGATCGAAGTTTGTCCTGAGTGTTACCTGTCTGCTTGCCAAAAGAGAGACAACTGGTTCTGTGAGCCTTGT AGTAACCCGCACCCGCTCGTGTGGGCAAAACTGAAGGGATTTCCATTCTGGCCTGCTAAAGCACTGAGAGACAAAGATGGACAAGTAGATGCTCGCTTTTTTGGTCAACATGACAG GGCTTGGGTTCCATTAAACAATTGCTACCTCATGTCCAAAGAGATTCCGTTCTCCGTGAAGAAGACCAAAAGCATCTTCAACAGTGCCATGCAAGAGATGGAGGTCTATGTGGAGAACATGAGGAAGAAGTTTGGAGTCTTCAACTATGCTCCCTTCAGAACACCTTACACTCCTGACAACAACTTCCAGATGCTTCAAGATCCTGCGAACCCCTCATCCACTCCAGTTAAAGCTGATAAAAAGGAGAAGATCAAGCTGAGCTTTGATATGACAGCATCACCCAAGATCCCTCTGGTCAGGCCCATGCTGGCAGGGGCGAGAGGGACCACTGCGGGTAGGCGGCTGCCTCTTGCTGACATGCCTCGCTCCCCCACAAGCACCAACTCTTCTGCTCACACTGGTTCAGATGGGGAACAGGAGACTGCTGACAAGTCCCAGACAAAAGTACCGGTAACCAACAACCAGTACAGCACAGGAGAAGAGTCCATGGACTCAACAG CATCGCCGGCGCATCCTCGCCCAGGTCCTGCAGGTAGTTCCTTagacggccctaaaccgtttcatTGTCGTCCTGCTGGAATTGGTAAGCAGGAGAAGACACCACCAACAGGAAGCATCCTGAACCTCAATCTAG ACCGTAGTAAAGCAGAAATGGACCTAAAGGAGCTTAGTGAAACCGTTCAGCAGAAACAAGGAGTTTTGCCAGTCCTCACCTCTCCGAAAAGACAAATCAAGAGCCGTTTCCAGCTGAATTTGGACAAAACCATTGAGAGTTGCAAGGCACAGCTGG GTATTGATGAGATCTCTGTTGATGCGTATAAAGGGGTGGAGCACAGTGACTCGGAAGACTCTGATAAATCGGATTCTAGTGACAGTGAGTACGGCAGTGACGTTGAACACAAGACCAAGAATAATCAAGATGCCGCACCCACCAGTGAAGCCCCGGAAGAGAAACCGAAAAAAGACCAAACCTCCCCGAACCAAGATAAGGACGGTAAATCTGAGAAAGTAGAGTCAGTGGGAAATTCATCCGCACCATCATCCGATGCTCCGAATAAAGAGAAGACAAGCAAAGAGTCAGAGAAAGAAAGCTCAGAGAAAGTCCCAGTACCACCTTTATCACCTGGGCCCAGAGAGAAATCTGagggaaaagaagaaacaagTCAGCCTGTGCCTGTGGAGGACTCTGACTCAGAGAGGGAGCTGGTTATTGACCTTGGAGATGATCAGGAGGGCAAGGACAAAAGGAAGAATAGAAAAGATAACGGTGCTAAAGAGTCTTCTGCTTGTAAACCTGAAG GCAAAGGCCCGAccccagctgcagccacacctCAAAATGCTCTAGTTCCTTTCACAACCAGCAGTGCTTCCTCACAGTCTCCTGTGCCCATTCCTGTCAACATGGTCTCCTTCACTGCTTCCTCTCCTGCAACAATTAGCATCACAGCTATGTCCAACACTTCAGCAACACCCCCTACTTCGTCATCATCTGCTTCATCCACCAACACACCAGCATTGAAGAAGcagcgccctctgctgcccAGAGAAACAGTGCCGGTGGTGCAGGGAGCAGTAGTGTGGAATTCTACTGCCAAGTTTCAGACCTCCTCTCAGAAGTGGCATATGCAGAAGGTGCAGCGTCAGCAACTTGTGTCAACCTCTAAGCTGCAAGGCCAGACTCAGGTGCCTACCCAAACAAAGGTGGCTGGAAATGGCTTGGCATCATCTTCGGCACAACAGTCCTCGCAGAGTACACGCTATCAAACCAGACAGGCCGTTAAAG CTGTACAACAAAAAGACACTCCACTCAGTACATCCACATCGGCTGTCACCCTGGTATCCAGTAGTCCAGTTGCTACATCCTCACCAGCGGAAACAGATGTATATATTCCCACTGCCTCAGCCGATGTAGCTGCAGACATTGCCAAGTACACAAACAAA ATAATGGATGCAATCAAGGGTACAATGACAGAGATTTACAATGATCTTTCCAAGAGTACATCAGGGAACACAATAGCAGAG ATTAGAAGACTGAGGATTGAAATTGAAAAGTTACAGTGGCTCCATCAGCAAGAGTTGTCAGAAATGAAGCACAATCTCG AGCTTACAatggcagagatgaggcaaagTCTGgaacaggaaagagagaggtTAGTGTCTGAGGTAAAGAAGCAGACAGAAGTGGAGAAGCAACAAGCAGTGGAtgagacaaaaaagaaacagtggTGTGCCAACTGCAGGAAGGAGGCCATTTTTTACTGCTGCTGGAACACCAGTTACTGCGATTACCCCTGTCAGCAAGCACACTGGCCAGAACACATGAAGTCCTGCACACAGTCAG CCACTGCCCCGCAGCAAGAACCAGAGGCTGAGTCCACAGCAGACCTTCCAAACAAAGGTTTAGGGCAGCCCGGCAGTGGCTCAAACTCTTTTAGAGACCCAATGGTCTCTACACCGGCAGATAAGGACCAAGACACGGAGAAGAGCACTGACAACATCGCATCGTCCTAA
- the zmynd8 gene encoding protein kinase C-binding protein 1 isoform X2: protein MHPQSVEEDTGKPQIISEGMEISTRSRVSDPGSTERPAQKRKMPSPSHSSNSHSSAETSPCQIKKKKKPGALSSSKDQSELRHGPFYYVKQPALTTDPVDVVPQDGRNDFYCWLCHREGQVLCCELCPRVYHAKCLKLPAEPEGDWFCPECEKITVAECIETQSKAMMMLTLEQLSYLLKFALQKMKQPGDHPRLSSRSPHAASMQRKTFNWTEPFQKPVSLEQHPDYAEYIFHPMDICTLEKNIKKKMYGCTEAFLADAKWILHNCIIYNGGNHKLTATAKVIVKICEHEMNEIEVCPECYLSACQKRDNWFCEPCSNPHPLVWAKLKGFPFWPAKALRDKDGQVDARFFGQHDRAWVPLNNCYLMSKEIPFSVKKTKSIFNSAMQEMEVYVENMRKKFGVFNYAPFRTPYTPDNNFQMLQDPANPSSTPVKADKKEKIKLSFDMTASPKIPLVRPMLAGARGTTAGRRLPLADMPRSPTSTNSSAHTGSDGEQETADKSQTKVPVTNNQYSTGEESMDSTASPAHPRPGPAGSSLDGPKPFHCRPAGIGKQEKTPPTGSILNLNLDRSKAEMDLKELSETVQQKQGVLPVLTSPKRQIKSRFQLNLDKTIESCKAQLGIDEISVDAYKGVEHSDSEDSDKSDSSDSEYGSDVEHKTKNNQDAAPTSEAPEEKPKKDQTSPNQDKDGKSEKVESVGNSSAPSSDAPNKEKTSKESEKESSEKVPVPPLSPGPREKSEGKEETSQPVPVEDSDSERELVIDLGDDQEGKDKRKNRKDNGAKESSACKPEGKGPTPAAATPQNALVPFTTSSASSQSPVPIPVNMVSFTASSPATISITAMSNTSATPPTSSSSASSTNTPALKKQRPLLPRETVPVVQGAVVWNSTAKFQTSSQKWHMQKVQRQQLVSTSKLQGQTQVPTQTKVAGNGLASSSAQQSSQSTRYQTRQAVKAVQQKDTPLSTSTSAVTLVSSSPVATSSPAETDVYIPTASADVAADIAKYTNKIMDAIKGTMTEIYNDLSKSTSGNTIAEIRRLRIEIEKLQWLHQQELSEMKHNLELTMAEMRQSLEQERERLVSEVKKQTEVEKQQAVDETKKKQWCANCRKEAIFYCCWNTSYCDYPCQQAHWPEHMKSCTQSATAPQQEPEAESTADLPNKGLGQPGSGSNSFRDPMVSTPADKDQDTEKSTDNIASS, encoded by the exons ATGCATCCACAGAG TGTGGAAGAAGACACTGGGAAACCCCAGATTATATCAGAAGGAATGGAAATTTCAACACGCTCTCGAG TTTCAGACCCAGGGTCGACAGAGCGACCGGCCCAAAAACGAAAGATGCCGAGCCCGTCGCATTCTTCCAATAGCCACTCTTCTGCTGAAACATCTCCATGtcaaattaaaaagaagaagaaaccaggTGCTCTGAGCAGCAGCAAGGATCAG TCAGAGCTAAGACACGGTCCCTTTTACTATGTGAAGCAGCCAGCACTCACCACAGACCCTGTTGATGTGGTACCGCAGGACGGCAGGAATGATTTCTATTGCTGGTTGTGCCACCGAGAGGGACAGGTGCTCTGCTGTGAGCTCTGCCCCAGGGTGTACCACGCCAAGTGCCTCAAACTCCCAGCCGAGCCAGAGGGTGACTGGTTCTGCCCAGAGTGTGAG AAAATAACAGTTGCCGAGTGTATAGAGACTCAAAGCAAAGCCATGATGATGCTGACACTAGAACAACTGTCTTACCTGCTAAAGTTTGCCCTTCAGAAGATGAAACAGCCAGGT GATCATCCCCGCTTGTCATCTCGCTCCCCCCATGCAGCTTCCATGCAGAGAAAGACTTTTAATTGG ACCGAACCCTTCCAGAAACCCGTCTCTCTTGAGCAGCATCCAGACTATGCGGAGTACATTTTTCATCCCATGGATATTTGCACGCTTGAGAAG aatattaaaaagaaaatgtatggATGCACGGAAGCATTCTTGGCAGATGCAAAATGGATTTTGCACAACTGTATTATATACAATGGAG GTAATCACAAACTCACAGCAACTGCAAAGGTCATAGTGAAAATCTGCGAACATGAG ATGAATGAGATCGAAGTTTGTCCTGAGTGTTACCTGTCTGCTTGCCAAAAGAGAGACAACTGGTTCTGTGAGCCTTGT AGTAACCCGCACCCGCTCGTGTGGGCAAAACTGAAGGGATTTCCATTCTGGCCTGCTAAAGCACTGAGAGACAAAGATGGACAAGTAGATGCTCGCTTTTTTGGTCAACATGACAG GGCTTGGGTTCCATTAAACAATTGCTACCTCATGTCCAAAGAGATTCCGTTCTCCGTGAAGAAGACCAAAAGCATCTTCAACAGTGCCATGCAAGAGATGGAGGTCTATGTGGAGAACATGAGGAAGAAGTTTGGAGTCTTCAACTATGCTCCCTTCAGAACACCTTACACTCCTGACAACAACTTCCAGATGCTTCAAGATCCTGCGAACCCCTCATCCACTCCAGTTAAAGCTGATAAAAAGGAGAAGATCAAGCTGAGCTTTGATATGACAGCATCACCCAAGATCCCTCTGGTCAGGCCCATGCTGGCAGGGGCGAGAGGGACCACTGCGGGTAGGCGGCTGCCTCTTGCTGACATGCCTCGCTCCCCCACAAGCACCAACTCTTCTGCTCACACTGGTTCAGATGGGGAACAGGAGACTGCTGACAAGTCCCAGACAAAAGTACCGGTAACCAACAACCAGTACAGCACAGGAGAAGAGTCCATGGACTCAACAG CATCGCCGGCGCATCCTCGCCCAGGTCCTGCAGGTAGTTCCTTagacggccctaaaccgtttcatTGTCGTCCTGCTGGAATTGGTAAGCAGGAGAAGACACCACCAACAGGAAGCATCCTGAACCTCAATCTAG ACCGTAGTAAAGCAGAAATGGACCTAAAGGAGCTTAGTGAAACCGTTCAGCAGAAACAAGGAGTTTTGCCAGTCCTCACCTCTCCGAAAAGACAAATCAAGAGCCGTTTCCAGCTGAATTTGGACAAAACCATTGAGAGTTGCAAGGCACAGCTGG GTATTGATGAGATCTCTGTTGATGCGTATAAAGGGGTGGAGCACAGTGACTCGGAAGACTCTGATAAATCGGATTCTAGTGACAGTGAGTACGGCAGTGACGTTGAACACAAGACCAAGAATAATCAAGATGCCGCACCCACCAGTGAAGCCCCGGAAGAGAAACCGAAAAAAGACCAAACCTCCCCGAACCAAGATAAGGACGGTAAATCTGAGAAAGTAGAGTCAGTGGGAAATTCATCCGCACCATCATCCGATGCTCCGAATAAAGAGAAGACAAGCAAAGAGTCAGAGAAAGAAAGCTCAGAGAAAGTCCCAGTACCACCTTTATCACCTGGGCCCAGAGAGAAATCTGagggaaaagaagaaacaagTCAGCCTGTGCCTGTGGAGGACTCTGACTCAGAGAGGGAGCTGGTTATTGACCTTGGAGATGATCAGGAGGGCAAGGACAAAAGGAAGAATAGAAAAGATAACGGTGCTAAAGAGTCTTCTGCTTGTAAACCTGAAG GCAAAGGCCCGAccccagctgcagccacacctCAAAATGCTCTAGTTCCTTTCACAACCAGCAGTGCTTCCTCACAGTCTCCTGTGCCCATTCCTGTCAACATGGTCTCCTTCACTGCTTCCTCTCCTGCAACAATTAGCATCACAGCTATGTCCAACACTTCAGCAACACCCCCTACTTCGTCATCATCTGCTTCATCCACCAACACACCAGCATTGAAGAAGcagcgccctctgctgcccAGAGAAACAGTGCCGGTGGTGCAGGGAGCAGTAGTGTGGAATTCTACTGCCAAGTTTCAGACCTCCTCTCAGAAGTGGCATATGCAGAAGGTGCAGCGTCAGCAACTTGTGTCAACCTCTAAGCTGCAAGGCCAGACTCAGGTGCCTACCCAAACAAAGGTGGCTGGAAATGGCTTGGCATCATCTTCGGCACAACAGTCCTCGCAGAGTACACGCTATCAAACCAGACAGGCCGTTAAAG CTGTACAACAAAAAGACACTCCACTCAGTACATCCACATCGGCTGTCACCCTGGTATCCAGTAGTCCAGTTGCTACATCCTCACCAGCGGAAACAGATGTATATATTCCCACTGCCTCAGCCGATGTAGCTGCAGACATTGCCAAGTACACAAACAAA ATAATGGATGCAATCAAGGGTACAATGACAGAGATTTACAATGATCTTTCCAAGAGTACATCAGGGAACACAATAGCAGAG ATTAGAAGACTGAGGATTGAAATTGAAAAGTTACAGTGGCTCCATCAGCAAGAGTTGTCAGAAATGAAGCACAATCTCG AGCTTACAatggcagagatgaggcaaagTCTGgaacaggaaagagagaggtTAGTGTCTGAGGTAAAGAAGCAGACAGAAGTGGAGAAGCAACAAGCAGTGGAtgagacaaaaaagaaacagtggTGTGCCAACTGCAGGAAGGAGGCCATTTTTTACTGCTGCTGGAACACCAGTTACTGCGATTACCCCTGTCAGCAAGCACACTGGCCAGAACACATGAAGTCCTGCACACAGTCAG CCACTGCCCCGCAGCAAGAACCAGAGGCTGAGTCCACAGCAGACCTTCCAAACAAAGGTTTAGGGCAGCCCGGCAGTGGCTCAAACTCTTTTAGAGACCCAATGGTCTCTACACCGGCAGATAAGGACCAAGACACGGAGAAGAGCACTGACAACATCGCATCGTCCTAA